A genomic window from Candidatus Eremiobacterota bacterium includes:
- a CDS encoding UDP-N-acetylmuramoyl-tripeptide--D-alanyl-D-alanine ligase — protein sequence MTFHTPDAIAATRARVVEPDALPETLLVQTDTRSIARGATFLALRGERFDGHAYVEEAFARGAVCAIVEDPASVPPGKAALVVPSTLQAYLDLGGLARSRIRGVVAAVTGSTGKTTTKQFLRALLRGAGIPVAATPENENNEVGVAKFLCGLDEGDERVAIVEMGARKYRDLDVLVAAARPDVGVLTNVGEAHLEIMGSRERIAETKWAVPSGARRAVLNLDDAASRERASSLATPPMWYGIDAERPPSGRRAVIVESEAVRTLAEDGATETYRIAINFPGDHNRRNLAGAFAAALLCGARPAALAEAVAGVALPHGRYEIVELANGVRLVFDAYNASLSGMLATLATFGREDAERRIAVLGSMAELGDDAPAMHEKIGEIAATRADVILAGGTFGSDTARGVVAKGGLVVRYDSNDDAIEWLQTNVRRGDAILLKGSRVYRMEQIAEALGAEVFA from the coding sequence ATGACGTTTCACACGCCGGACGCGATTGCCGCCACGCGGGCGCGCGTCGTCGAACCCGACGCGCTCCCCGAGACGCTGCTCGTCCAAACGGACACGCGCTCGATCGCGCGCGGCGCAACCTTTCTCGCGCTGCGCGGCGAGCGCTTCGACGGCCACGCATACGTCGAAGAGGCGTTCGCGCGCGGCGCGGTCTGCGCGATCGTCGAAGACCCCGCCTCTGTTCCGCCGGGAAAAGCGGCGCTCGTCGTGCCGAGCACGCTGCAGGCGTATCTCGATCTCGGCGGCTTGGCGCGCTCGCGCATCCGCGGCGTCGTCGCCGCGGTGACCGGGAGCACCGGCAAGACCACGACCAAGCAGTTCTTGCGCGCGCTGCTGCGCGGCGCCGGGATCCCGGTGGCCGCGACGCCGGAGAACGAGAACAACGAGGTCGGCGTCGCCAAGTTCCTCTGTGGTCTGGACGAGGGCGACGAGCGCGTCGCGATCGTCGAGATGGGCGCGCGCAAATACCGCGACTTGGACGTGCTGGTCGCTGCGGCGCGCCCCGACGTCGGCGTGCTGACGAACGTCGGCGAAGCGCACCTGGAGATCATGGGCTCGCGCGAGCGGATCGCCGAGACGAAGTGGGCGGTGCCGTCCGGCGCGCGGCGCGCGGTGCTGAACCTCGACGACGCAGCCTCGCGTGAGCGCGCGTCCTCGCTCGCGACGCCGCCGATGTGGTACGGGATCGATGCAGAGCGCCCGCCGTCCGGCCGGCGCGCGGTGATCGTCGAATCCGAAGCGGTCCGGACCCTCGCCGAGGACGGCGCGACCGAGACGTACCGTATCGCGATCAACTTCCCCGGCGACCACAACCGCCGCAACCTCGCCGGCGCGTTCGCCGCCGCGCTGCTCTGCGGCGCGCGCCCGGCCGCGCTCGCCGAAGCGGTCGCCGGCGTCGCGCTGCCGCACGGCCGCTACGAGATCGTCGAGCTGGCGAACGGCGTGCGCTTGGTGTTCGACGCGTACAACGCGTCGCTCTCGGGAATGCTCGCGACGCTCGCGACGTTCGGCCGCGAGGACGCGGAACGCCGCATCGCGGTGCTCGGCAGCATGGCGGAGCTGGGCGACGACGCGCCGGCGATGCACGAGAAGATCGGCGAGATCGCCGCGACGCGCGCCGACGTGATCCTCGCGGGCGGCACGTTCGGCAGCGACACCGCGCGCGGCGTCGTCGCAAAGGGCGGCCTCGTCGTGCGCTACGACTCGAACGACGATGCGATCGAGTGGCTGCAGACGAACGTGCGCCGCGGCGACGCGATCCTGCTGAAGGGCTCGCGTGTCTACCGGATGGAGCAGATCGCCGAAGCGCTCGGCGCCGAGGTGTTCGCGTGA
- a CDS encoding coenzyme F420-0:L-glutamate ligase has translation MIPVAIRESGVPEGLVAIPVRTRLIAPNDDLSSLIAEAVRGIARPGDVVVVAETAVAIAQSRFIAAEAIRPSKLALFLSRRADPLATVSQPESLQLVIDQVGARTVVWAALAGVFARLRGKRGVFYEILGEAIAAIDGYTGTLPPYERAIVLGPAEPDRVATELASALCAHVAIVDANDLRRAKTLGASPQVDRAAVERALIGNPHGNGDEQTPLVVLAWRGAGPHPLVSA, from the coding sequence GTGATCCCGGTCGCGATCCGCGAGAGCGGCGTCCCGGAAGGCCTTGTCGCGATCCCGGTGCGCACCCGGCTGATCGCGCCGAACGACGATCTCAGTTCCTTGATCGCCGAGGCGGTGCGCGGGATCGCGCGGCCCGGCGACGTCGTCGTGGTCGCCGAGACGGCGGTCGCGATCGCGCAGTCGCGCTTCATCGCCGCCGAAGCGATTCGCCCCTCGAAGCTGGCGCTGTTCCTCTCGCGGCGCGCGGATCCGCTCGCGACGGTGAGCCAGCCGGAGTCACTGCAGCTCGTCATCGACCAAGTCGGCGCGCGCACCGTCGTGTGGGCGGCGCTAGCCGGCGTCTTCGCGCGGCTGCGCGGCAAGCGCGGCGTGTTCTACGAGATCCTCGGCGAAGCGATCGCCGCAATCGACGGCTACACCGGAACGCTGCCGCCGTACGAGCGCGCGATCGTGCTCGGCCCCGCCGAACCGGACCGCGTCGCGACCGAGCTCGCGAGCGCGCTCTGCGCTCACGTCGCGATCGTCGACGCCAACGACCTGCGCCGCGCGAAGACGCTTGGCGCCTCTCCGCAGGTCGACCGCGCAGCGGTCGAACGCGCGCTGATCGGCAACCCGCACGGCAACGGCGACGAGCAGACGCCGCTCGTCGTCCTCGCTTGGCGCGGCGCCGGCCCGCACCCGCTGGTGAGCGCATGA
- a CDS encoding phospho-N-acetylmuramoyl-pentapeptide-transferase, with product MSDIGNPLSAHPTVYFILSVLDLPGGVGWLLLAAVVAGIPAFVLTAVLGRPLIRALRRAAARQVAYEDAPQSHQAKTGTPTMGGLLFGIAPLVALLLVPSRTTLALAVLVYACMAIGAVDDLAKIRRAKNKGLRAIPKFALTALAALLFLFVAGPQATVFAGIGEVPPWLWYGLSVCVVLSTTHAVNLTDGLDGLASGTVLPPLLVLTTAARFAAAPLGVAAFAAASAGSVLGFLLYNRHPAKVFMGDTGSLALGAALAGAAILTGTQLYLLLIGGVFAAETLSVIIQVASYKTTRRRVFRMSPLHHHFELAGWPETVVTTRFSLASLALSLAGFALISRTAS from the coding sequence ATGAGCGACATCGGCAATCCGTTGAGCGCGCATCCCACCGTGTATTTCATCCTGAGCGTGCTGGATCTGCCCGGCGGCGTGGGGTGGCTGCTCCTCGCCGCGGTCGTTGCGGGGATTCCGGCGTTCGTGTTGACCGCCGTCCTCGGCCGCCCGCTGATCCGCGCGCTGCGCCGGGCCGCCGCGCGCCAAGTCGCCTACGAAGACGCGCCGCAGTCGCATCAAGCGAAGACGGGGACGCCGACGATGGGCGGGCTGCTGTTCGGAATCGCGCCGCTCGTCGCGCTGCTGCTCGTCCCCTCGCGCACGACGCTCGCGCTCGCGGTGCTGGTCTACGCGTGCATGGCGATCGGCGCGGTCGACGACTTGGCGAAGATCCGCCGGGCGAAGAACAAAGGCTTGCGCGCAATCCCGAAGTTCGCGCTGACCGCCCTCGCCGCGCTGCTGTTCCTGTTCGTCGCCGGCCCGCAGGCGACGGTGTTCGCCGGGATCGGTGAGGTGCCGCCGTGGCTGTGGTACGGGCTCTCGGTGTGCGTCGTGCTCTCGACGACGCACGCGGTGAACCTCACCGACGGGCTCGACGGCCTGGCGTCCGGGACGGTGTTGCCGCCGCTGCTCGTCCTCACCACGGCGGCGCGCTTCGCCGCGGCGCCGCTCGGCGTCGCCGCCTTCGCCGCCGCGAGTGCGGGGAGCGTGCTCGGTTTCCTGCTCTACAACCGCCATCCCGCGAAGGTGTTCATGGGCGACACCGGTTCGCTCGCGCTCGGCGCCGCGCTCGCCGGAGCGGCGATCCTGACAGGTACGCAACTGTACCTTTTGCTGATCGGCGGCGTCTTTGCAGCCGAAACGTTGAGTGTCATCATACAGGTGGCGTCGTACAAGACCACCCGGCGCCGCGTCTTCCGGATGAGCCCTCTCCACCATCACTTCGAGCTCGCGGGCTGGCCGGAAACCGTGGTCACGACGCGCTTCTCGCTCGCGTCGCTCGCCCTCTCGCTCGCAGGCTTTGCCTTGATCTCGCGCACCGCATCATGA
- the murD gene encoding UDP-N-acetylmuramoyl-L-alanine--D-glutamate ligase, with amino-acid sequence MIESTSGRFDRTDHALVIGLGRSGRASAEVLRTRLGSVVVTDEAPPEKLADALEELRALGVRFVPPDELDSALENVTVAVLSPGIALNNPLVRRVQAKGIPVFSEVEVAYRICPAPIVAVTGTKGKTTTTALVGALFAAAGENVHVGGNIGNALIRETVNAAPGDWVVAEVSSFQLESIRSFKPRVSLILNVTPDHLDRYPSIEEYAEAKFRIFANQGPGDTFVGNLDDPIVASASQGQEGERIKARALWFSNAPHRQSTLYLRNGETIVYAPPTGDPRPVDVLRVDEIPLRGAHNIENVMGAVLVALAAGLPLEAIRAGVRTFRPLAHRLEPVGEVDGVEYVDDSKATNPGAVIAAMRSFDERPIVLIAGGKAKGTDFAEMGKVISSRAKAVVLIGEDADEIAAVVKRAKVERAASMDEAVMRAADLAAPGDVVLLSPGCASFDMFRSAEHRGELFAEAVRALKDPVAGAR; translated from the coding sequence ATGATTGAATCGACGAGCGGTCGCTTCGACCGCACAGATCACGCTCTCGTCATCGGCCTCGGCCGCAGCGGACGCGCCAGCGCCGAGGTGCTGCGCACGCGGCTCGGCTCGGTCGTCGTCACCGACGAAGCGCCGCCCGAAAAGCTCGCCGACGCGCTCGAGGAGCTGCGCGCGCTCGGCGTGCGTTTCGTGCCGCCGGACGAGCTCGACTCCGCGCTCGAAAACGTCACCGTCGCGGTGCTCTCGCCGGGGATCGCGCTGAACAACCCGCTCGTGCGCCGGGTGCAGGCGAAGGGCATCCCGGTGTTCAGCGAGGTCGAGGTGGCCTACCGCATCTGCCCGGCGCCGATCGTCGCCGTGACCGGAACGAAAGGGAAGACGACGACGACCGCACTGGTCGGCGCGCTGTTCGCCGCCGCCGGCGAGAACGTCCACGTCGGCGGTAACATCGGCAACGCGCTGATCCGCGAAACGGTGAACGCCGCGCCGGGCGACTGGGTCGTCGCCGAAGTCTCCTCGTTCCAGCTGGAGTCGATCCGCTCGTTCAAGCCGCGCGTCTCGCTGATCCTCAACGTCACGCCCGACCACCTCGACCGCTATCCCTCGATCGAAGAGTACGCCGAAGCGAAGTTTCGCATCTTCGCGAACCAGGGGCCGGGCGACACGTTCGTCGGCAACCTCGACGATCCGATCGTCGCCTCGGCCTCGCAGGGCCAGGAGGGAGAGCGCATCAAGGCGCGCGCGCTCTGGTTCTCCAACGCACCGCACCGCCAGTCGACGCTCTACCTGCGAAACGGCGAGACGATCGTCTACGCGCCGCCGACCGGCGACCCTCGCCCCGTCGACGTGCTGCGCGTCGACGAGATCCCGCTGCGCGGCGCGCACAACATCGAGAACGTGATGGGCGCCGTGCTGGTCGCGCTCGCCGCAGGCTTGCCGCTGGAAGCGATCCGCGCCGGCGTGCGGACCTTCCGCCCGCTGGCGCACCGCTTGGAGCCGGTCGGCGAGGTCGACGGCGTGGAGTACGTCGACGACTCGAAGGCGACGAACCCGGGCGCGGTGATCGCCGCGATGCGCAGCTTCGACGAGCGCCCGATCGTGCTGATCGCCGGCGGCAAGGCGAAGGGCACTGACTTCGCCGAGATGGGCAAGGTGATCAGCTCGCGCGCGAAGGCGGTCGTGCTGATCGGCGAAGACGCGGACGAGATCGCCGCGGTGGTGAAGCGCGCGAAGGTCGAGCGCGCCGCGTCGATGGACGAAGCGGTGATGCGCGCCGCCGATCTGGCCGCGCCGGGCGACGTCGTGCTGCTCTCGCCGGGCTGCGCCTCGTTCGACATGTTCCGCTCCGCCGAGCACCGCGGCGAGCTCTTCGCCGAAGCCGTGCGCGCGCTGAAAGACCCGGTCGCCGGTGCACGCTAA
- the ftsW gene encoding putative lipid II flippase FtsW has protein sequence MHANRLTVSLSPSQGRSNVTQSSSKNTRPALKPPDALLLGSIAFLIALGLVMVFSASSATAYLEYHDTAHYFKRQALYLVAGCVLAYGAYRVDYRKLRKLAPALVAIAFVLLVLTLIPHVGYAAGGSRRWLGLRALSFQPSEIGKLILVLFLAAKLAQIGEGVRSLSKGVAPALFITLLLAAPVLMEPDMGTASIYIFTAFALLFTAGARIEHLIMCVLVMLPAATIAVGTSAYKRARIFAFLNPWKDAQNTGFHIVQSLLALGSGGLFGVGLGASRQKYQYLPMSHTDFIFSIIGEELGLLGCIAVIALFVLFAIRAINLALKAPDRFGMLLAMGCTFLIVIQAFINIGVVTSSWPVTGVPLPFISFGGTSLIVSLLAVALIANVGRHRTD, from the coding sequence GTGCACGCTAACCGGCTCACTGTCAGCCTGAGCCCCTCGCAGGGCCGCTCCAATGTCACCCAGAGCTCGTCGAAGAACACGCGCCCCGCGCTCAAGCCGCCGGACGCGCTGCTGCTCGGCTCCATCGCGTTCCTCATCGCGCTCGGCCTGGTGATGGTCTTCAGCGCCTCCAGCGCGACGGCGTATCTCGAGTATCACGACACCGCACATTACTTCAAACGCCAAGCGCTGTATCTCGTCGCCGGCTGCGTGCTGGCCTACGGCGCCTACCGCGTCGACTACCGCAAGCTGCGCAAGCTCGCGCCCGCGCTCGTCGCGATCGCCTTCGTGCTGCTGGTGCTCACGCTCATCCCGCATGTCGGCTACGCCGCCGGGGGCTCGCGGCGCTGGCTCGGCTTGCGCGCCCTCTCGTTCCAGCCTTCGGAGATCGGAAAGCTCATCCTGGTGCTCTTCCTGGCCGCGAAGCTGGCACAGATCGGCGAGGGCGTGCGCTCGCTCTCGAAGGGCGTCGCGCCGGCGCTGTTCATCACGCTGCTGCTCGCCGCGCCGGTCCTCATGGAGCCCGACATGGGGACCGCGTCGATCTACATCTTCACCGCGTTCGCGCTGCTTTTCACCGCCGGGGCGCGGATCGAGCACCTCATCATGTGCGTGCTGGTGATGCTGCCTGCGGCGACGATCGCGGTCGGGACGTCGGCCTACAAGCGCGCGCGCATCTTCGCCTTCTTGAACCCATGGAAGGATGCGCAGAACACCGGGTTCCACATCGTGCAGTCGCTGCTCGCGCTCGGCAGCGGCGGCCTCTTCGGGGTCGGGCTGGGCGCGTCGCGGCAGAAGTACCAGTACCTGCCGATGTCGCACACGGACTTCATCTTCTCGATCATCGGCGAGGAGCTGGGGCTGCTCGGCTGCATCGCCGTGATCGCGCTGTTCGTGCTGTTCGCGATCCGCGCGATCAACCTCGCGCTCAAGGCGCCCGACCGGTTCGGGATGCTGCTCGCGATGGGCTGCACGTTTTTGATCGTGATCCAGGCCTTCATCAACATCGGCGTGGTGACATCGTCGTGGCCGGTCACCGGCGTCCCGCTCCCGTTCATCTCGTTCGGCGGCACCTCGCTGATCGTCTCGCTGCTCGCCGTCGCGCTGATCGCCAACGTCGGCCGCCACCGCACCGACTAG
- a CDS encoding helix-turn-helix domain-containing protein, translating into MPLVRQSEPIEARPDERAALEELLRRLFRDKIVPQLTAPDERPVDLPHSLYEVFKLSAPILVRGDMVSIVPVHKLLTTQEAAQLLNVSREYVRQLIRDGKLPSVDVGRHHRVRFSDLMVYRERRDADRRRALDSMTELGVETGNYFEA; encoded by the coding sequence ATGCCCTTAGTACGGCAGTCGGAGCCGATCGAAGCACGTCCCGATGAGCGGGCAGCTTTAGAAGAACTTCTGCGGCGGCTCTTTCGGGACAAGATCGTTCCTCAACTGACCGCGCCCGATGAGCGGCCGGTCGATTTGCCGCACTCGCTCTATGAAGTGTTCAAACTGTCAGCGCCCATTCTTGTGCGGGGTGACATGGTCTCGATCGTTCCCGTGCATAAACTGCTCACGACCCAGGAGGCAGCGCAATTACTTAACGTGTCGCGCGAATACGTTCGGCAACTGATCCGGGACGGCAAGCTTCCGAGCGTAGACGTCGGCCGGCACCACAGGGTGCGTTTCTCCGATCTTATGGTTTATCGCGAACGGCGCGATGCGGATCGCCGGCGCGCGCTGGACTCGATGACCGAGCTGGGTGTCGAAACGGGAAATTACTTCGAGGCGTAA
- a CDS encoding O-antigen ligase family protein, which produces MIPLYPAFITLTGASVPGILVMPRAVTILLLAFLAVVAVLWIVLLVSAPAEPLPTVPAVAAFVCAAALAAALGFDPLGGALFVTILAGGAVWHATIVRFVRDPQTIKTILGAFVVSGALASLAAITMVLSKTPAALYTIGHGRAIGTFVVPGELAGYLIVYVPVAFAVARTGLGLRALAYAGVALGGVAFVLTFSRAGWIGMAAAIAAFVLLRRRRSGARYAVAVMGAAVILVALAFNAHHDPSENFTRLSIWEAALRTVERFPLSGAGPFDFAHVYPIVRMPGGEPVALHAHSIVLTIAAETGLIGIAALCFGWWRFVVALRGRLQPETDLARVAAAIAAGLAGTWIQGLIDTVTVVIFGLWLPFMALALACAGDGRRESALPAHAPPRVLASRIAAVAVVALGLVCAFVQTASDAVYASAASPRSVPAHLPQQLGTRWYAALERVAPLPFVEEVMADDALRRGDLTAAAAHAARLHDGALRSDLEARIAAAQGHDGEAIRLFLRAGDAEAVQPFVATWSQRGRIRDAYALELRLRDRLAADETRPNALAESWWRLGCLATQLGDAREGAADYERAIVLAPLNTKYLSDAGALAQARGDANGAASYFARAREIDPSGATLDASGERCPRN; this is translated from the coding sequence TTGATTCCGCTGTATCCGGCGTTCATCACGCTGACCGGCGCGTCGGTTCCGGGCATCCTGGTCATGCCGCGGGCTGTGACGATCCTGCTGCTCGCGTTCTTGGCGGTCGTCGCAGTGCTGTGGATCGTGCTGCTGGTGTCCGCGCCGGCGGAGCCGTTGCCGACCGTGCCGGCCGTCGCGGCGTTCGTCTGCGCCGCGGCGCTCGCAGCCGCGCTCGGGTTCGATCCGCTCGGCGGCGCGCTGTTCGTCACGATACTCGCCGGCGGCGCGGTGTGGCATGCGACGATCGTGCGATTCGTTCGCGATCCGCAGACGATCAAGACGATTCTCGGCGCGTTCGTCGTGTCGGGTGCGCTCGCGTCGCTCGCTGCGATCACGATGGTGCTGTCGAAGACGCCGGCGGCGCTGTACACGATCGGGCACGGGCGCGCGATCGGGACGTTCGTCGTCCCCGGTGAGCTGGCCGGCTATCTGATCGTGTACGTTCCGGTAGCGTTCGCGGTCGCGCGCACAGGACTCGGTCTGCGCGCGCTCGCCTACGCCGGAGTCGCACTCGGCGGCGTGGCCTTTGTGCTGACGTTCTCGCGCGCAGGATGGATCGGGATGGCGGCGGCGATCGCGGCGTTCGTGCTGCTGCGCCGGCGCCGCAGCGGGGCGCGCTATGCGGTCGCGGTCATGGGTGCGGCGGTGATCCTCGTCGCGCTCGCGTTCAACGCGCACCACGATCCCTCGGAGAACTTCACCCGGCTTTCGATCTGGGAAGCCGCGCTGCGGACGGTGGAGCGCTTCCCGCTCTCCGGCGCCGGCCCGTTCGACTTCGCGCACGTCTACCCGATCGTTCGCATGCCGGGCGGCGAGCCGGTCGCGCTGCACGCGCACAGCATCGTGCTGACGATCGCGGCGGAGACCGGCTTGATCGGGATCGCGGCGCTGTGCTTCGGCTGGTGGCGCTTCGTCGTCGCGCTGCGCGGTCGGCTGCAGCCCGAAACCGATCTCGCGCGCGTCGCGGCCGCCATCGCCGCCGGGCTCGCCGGCACGTGGATTCAAGGCCTGATCGACACGGTGACGGTCGTGATCTTCGGCCTCTGGCTGCCGTTCATGGCGCTCGCGCTCGCCTGCGCGGGGGACGGACGGCGCGAGTCGGCGCTGCCCGCCCACGCGCCGCCCCGCGTGCTCGCCTCCCGCATCGCCGCAGTCGCCGTCGTGGCGCTCGGGCTTGTCTGCGCATTCGTTCAAACTGCGTCCGACGCGGTGTACGCGAGCGCGGCGTCGCCGCGTTCGGTCCCCGCGCATCTGCCGCAGCAGCTGGGCACGCGCTGGTACGCAGCGCTGGAGCGCGTTGCCCCGCTCCCGTTCGTCGAAGAAGTCATGGCCGACGACGCGCTCAGGCGCGGCGATCTCACGGCGGCCGCCGCGCATGCCGCGCGGCTGCATGACGGCGCGCTGCGCAGCGATCTCGAGGCGCGCATCGCCGCCGCGCAAGGGCACGACGGCGAAGCGATCCGGCTGTTTCTGCGCGCGGGCGACGCCGAAGCGGTCCAGCCGTTCGTCGCCACGTGGTCGCAACGGGGGAGGATTCGCGACGCCTACGCGCTGGAGCTCCGGCTGCGCGACCGGCTCGCCGCCGACGAGACGCGGCCCAACGCGCTCGCCGAGAGCTGGTGGCGGCTGGGGTGTCTGGCGACCCAGCTTGGTGACGCGCGGGAAGGCGCCGCCGACTATGAGCGCGCGATCGTCCTTGCGCCGCTGAACACGAAGTACCTGAGCGACGCGGGCGCGCTGGCGCAGGCGCGCGGTGACGCGAACGGCGCCGCCTCGTACTTCGCCCGCGCGCGCGAGATCGACCCGTCCGGCGCGACGCTCGACGCCTCCGGCGAGCGCTGCCCGCGGAACTGA
- a CDS encoding helix-turn-helix transcriptional regulator produces the protein MGARHGRLLSETRCESVDVAEIAYDAETVLRDHCHERAYLSVLLDGAYTELRQGSPRYCTPGTVIVHPSGEVHADYFVAGGRCVNFEFAGGLGDSQKELMRAVRATHPSFQSAIAAVLRERDGDAAHETPAGLARVLREFPWVAAVPLTAAAELAGMHPAHFARAFRAHVGLTPGRYRRRERVRAASCLLLDTPASLAEIAHACGFSDQSHLTNVFRETAGVPPKRYRGAFAR, from the coding sequence ATGGGCGCGAGACACGGCCGCCTCCTGAGCGAGACGCGCTGCGAGAGCGTCGACGTCGCGGAGATCGCGTACGACGCCGAGACCGTGCTGCGCGACCACTGCCACGAGCGCGCCTACCTCTCCGTGCTGCTGGACGGCGCGTACACCGAATTGCGCCAAGGCTCGCCGCGCTACTGCACGCCCGGAACGGTGATCGTGCACCCGTCCGGCGAGGTGCACGCCGATTACTTCGTCGCCGGCGGGCGCTGCGTCAACTTCGAATTTGCCGGCGGTCTCGGCGACTCGCAAAAAGAGCTCATGCGCGCGGTGCGCGCGACGCATCCGAGCTTTCAATCGGCTATCGCTGCCGTACTGCGCGAACGCGACGGCGACGCAGCGCACGAAACGCCCGCCGGGCTCGCGCGCGTCCTGCGCGAGTTCCCCTGGGTCGCCGCCGTGCCGCTTACGGCGGCGGCGGAGCTCGCGGGGATGCATCCGGCGCACTTCGCGCGCGCGTTTCGCGCCCACGTCGGGCTGACGCCCGGCCGCTATCGGCGCCGCGAGCGCGTCCGCGCGGCATCGTGCCTGCTGCTCGACACACCGGCGTCGCTCGCCGAGATCGCGCACGCGTGCGGCTTTAGCGATCAGAGCCATCTGACCAACGTCTTCCGCGAGACGGCCGGCGTTCCGCCGAAGCGCTACCGCGGCGCCTTCGCGCGCTAA
- a CDS encoding aspartyl protease family protein has translation MPVLPLLAAAAFIGAGASPPPACASARALFAGVRAHTGGKAWDTAKELVADGTGYGEGLPGRTHLAIDLTSGATATTDDLGIAQQRIISSAGETWKQDVTQGVHRLDAPDARAKARTDAYLARRGYFRPATDPASFACLGDVVEDGRALRRVRITPRGGRAVTVWVDPAAYVVVRTQQQAPTHLETVHYGAYRATAGLLLPYEIIETGSAPEETVLRSIHAYRVLAAANPGDFARPPDSANQRITTGAAFTQVPTDDGSGAPVVEAYVDGHGPLPFILDTGGHAILTAGAAKQLGLLAKGGGVSGGAGEGTISEQFARVRSLRIGDAEISDFPMFVIPYGPEFSNRGPGKTPLAGILGLEVFERFAVTIDYGRHTLRLQTPQSYVPAAGDVVVPLLFQDDMPLAYASADGARGLFGVDTGNSGRPFLFGDFVRHHGSLQRYDAGAASQSFGTGGSVSSTSHRLRDLEFGGLVMHKFVTDFVVQQKGSFSSRTEAGNIGHDVLSQFTLTTDYRRGRMYLHREPGAPLPVYTRTGFAGASRDKQGRIVFGSAVPGSPVAEAGLVKGDVILTLDGIPSQSITPAQLFALSRREVGTTLRLTVQHEGEQREVTLIRRELLCNAGAQPCGAWISAAR, from the coding sequence ATGCCGGTTCTTCCGCTGCTGGCCGCCGCCGCGTTCATCGGCGCCGGCGCATCACCTCCGCCCGCATGCGCCTCGGCGCGCGCGCTCTTCGCCGGCGTCCGCGCGCACACGGGCGGCAAGGCCTGGGACACGGCGAAAGAGCTGGTCGCCGACGGCACCGGCTACGGCGAAGGCTTGCCGGGCCGCACGCATCTCGCGATCGACCTGACCAGCGGCGCCACCGCGACCACCGACGACCTCGGCATCGCGCAGCAGCGCATTATCTCGTCAGCCGGCGAGACGTGGAAGCAAGACGTCACGCAGGGCGTTCACCGGCTCGACGCGCCCGACGCGCGCGCGAAAGCACGGACCGACGCGTACCTCGCGCGCCGCGGCTACTTCCGGCCCGCGACGGATCCCGCGTCGTTCGCGTGTCTCGGCGACGTGGTCGAAGACGGCCGCGCGCTCCGCCGCGTGCGCATTACTCCGCGCGGCGGACGCGCCGTCACCGTGTGGGTCGATCCGGCGGCGTACGTCGTCGTGCGCACGCAGCAGCAGGCGCCGACGCACCTTGAAACCGTGCACTACGGCGCGTATCGCGCCACGGCCGGACTGCTGCTTCCCTATGAGATCATCGAAACCGGCAGTGCGCCGGAAGAGACGGTCTTGCGTTCCATCCACGCGTATCGCGTGCTGGCAGCCGCGAACCCCGGCGACTTCGCGCGCCCGCCCGATTCGGCGAATCAGCGCATCACCACCGGCGCAGCGTTCACGCAAGTGCCGACCGACGACGGCAGCGGCGCACCGGTCGTCGAAGCGTACGTCGACGGCCACGGGCCGCTGCCGTTCATCCTGGACACCGGCGGCCACGCGATCCTCACCGCCGGCGCGGCGAAACAGCTCGGACTCCTCGCGAAGGGCGGCGGCGTTTCGGGCGGCGCCGGTGAAGGGACGATCAGCGAACAGTTCGCGCGCGTGCGCAGCCTGCGCATCGGCGATGCGGAGATCAGCGATTTTCCGATGTTCGTGATCCCGTACGGCCCCGAGTTCTCGAATCGCGGCCCCGGCAAAACACCGCTGGCCGGGATCCTCGGACTCGAAGTGTTCGAGCGCTTTGCGGTGACGATCGACTACGGGCGGCACACGCTGCGGCTGCAAACGCCGCAAAGCTACGTTCCGGCCGCCGGCGACGTCGTGGTGCCGCTGCTGTTTCAGGACGACATGCCGCTTGCGTACGCGAGCGCCGACGGCGCGCGGGGGCTCTTCGGCGTCGACACCGGCAACAGCGGGCGGCCGTTCTTGTTCGGCGACTTCGTGCGGCACCACGGCTCGTTGCAGCGCTACGACGCCGGCGCGGCGTCGCAAAGCTTCGGGACCGGCGGGTCGGTTTCGTCGACCTCGCACCGCTTGCGAGACCTCGAGTTCGGCGGCCTGGTGATGCACAAGTTCGTGACCGACTTCGTCGTGCAGCAGAAGGGCTCGTTCTCGTCGCGCACCGAAGCGGGAAACATCGGTCATGACGTGCTGTCCCAGTTCACGCTGACGACCGACTACCGGCGCGGGCGCATGTACCTGCACCGCGAGCCCGGTGCGCCGCTGCCGGTCTATACCCGAACCGGCTTCGCCGGTGCCTCGCGTGACAAACAAGGGCGAATCGTCTTCGGAAGCGCGGTTCCCGGATCGCCGGTCGCCGAAGCGGGGCTGGTGAAAGGCGACGTGATCCTCACGCTCGACGGCATTCCGTCGCAAAGCATCACGCCGGCCCAGCTCTTCGCGCTTTCGCGCCGAGAGGTCGGCACGACGCTGCGCCTGACGGTGCAGCACGAGGGGGAGCAGCGCGAGGTCACGCTGATCCGGCGCGAGCTGCTGTGCAACGCCGGCGCACAGCCGTGCGGCGCCTGGATCAGCGCCGCGCGGTAG